ATAGATCTTAATCCTAATAAAATTTCATTTGCTGATTTACCTTGAGAAAATTCTTCATTTCATAAATCTTTGTAATTTTCAATTATATCTTTACGATCTAAAGATTTTAAACCTGAAAGTTTTTTAGACAAAATGTTTAACCATTTATCCATATTTTTTTTATCTTTTTTGTTCATATATATTTTTTTCCTTTTCCTTAAGCATAATCTTATATCAACTATTCTATATTATCAAGTACTACAAGAAAAAAATAAAGATTTTTAAAACCTTCTGATTTTTTCTATTAATTAGATTAATAAAAAATATTAATTTTCAAATTTAATTTTAACTTTATCCAAAAGATCAACTTCATTACCAATTAAATTAATTTCATTTTTAAAATTTGCTTGATAATTTTTAGTTAAATTTTTGTATAAAAAGTTAATATTAGTTTGATTTTCAATTATATTATCTAAAATTATTGGCTTAAAGTGGGAAATTTGGTTTCTTAATTCTCGTATTCTATCAAAGTCATTTTTAGCTATAATTGGCTTGCTAGGGTAAATCTGTTCAATTATGTCCTTGTGTTTATAATATATTTGTTGAGTTTCACTCATACTAGTATTTTCATTTAAAAAATAATTTATATCCTTAATATTGCAATTCATTAATACAGCTCTTATATATTCTTCAAAAAAGCAAATATAACGATAAAGAATATATTTAAGTCTTAGATCATATTGAATGACAACAGCTATTTTAGAATATTGATCAGTGTTTAAGTATTTAGCTATATATTGATGATATTCAATACCTTTAAGTTCTTTATATTTATTATATGAATCAATTTCTGCTTGGTTTTTAAATTTAATTTCAATCATAGTGTTCTCCAATATCTTTATAATACAACAATTAAAACTAACTTAAAAATAATTAATGGTAATAAAAACAATTTGTTATAAAATATATAAATATAAAGGGTGAGAAGATGAATGAATTATTAACTTTTAGAGGATATGTAGTTAAATATGGTTTTTCAAATGATGCTGGTTGAGGAACTGGTACATTTGCTAGTGAAGATAATTTAAAACAACATATGAGTATTAAAGGATCAATAACTAGTATGGATAAAAAAACTCTATATGAAATAACTGGTTATTTTGAAGAACATCCTCGTTATGGCAAAAGTTTTAATGTTCAAACTTATCGAAAAGCGCCTATTCATTCAACTAAAGAACAAGTTAAATTTTTAGCTGGTCCTGCATTTCCAGGTGTAGGAGAAAAAACAGCTCAAATCATAATAAATCACTTAGGTGACAAAGCCATTACGCAATTAGTTAATAATATTGAATTATTAAATGAAATAGCAGGTCTTAATGCTATTTATATTCCAATTATTAAAAAAGGAATAGAAGATAATATCAGACAAGAAGGACAAGAAAGATTAAGATATATCTTTTTTGAAAATAATCTTAAAACATCTATATTAGATTGAATGGATAATCATTTTGATCAAGACAATGATATTATTGAAAGCATTTTTTCAAATTCATTTTTATCATTTGCAAAAGATAAAGAAATTGCTTCATTTGAAGAACTTGATAAAGTTGCTGTTTATTTTGGATTAGAATTACATTCACCAGAGAGAATAGCCTACTGAGCTTGAAAGTTAGCTGATGACTATTTATTTGCAACAGGGGACACTTATACAAACAAAGATTATTTATCAAGAAGTCTAATGCGTAAATTAAAAATTAAAGACATTGATTTATTATTAGAAGGTATTTTATATGCCAAAGAAAAAGGTATTTTAAAATTAACTAAAAATCGCATTTATACAGAAGAATCATGAAGAGAAGAGCAAATTATCGCAGATAATATAATTAAGCTTAATGAAACCACTAAAAATGCAAATAACGAGAGCATTTCATATGAAATAGAACAAATAGAACAAGAAATAGCTTTTGAAAATAAAATTAAGAATTTTAAATTTGATGAAAAACAAAAAAAGGCATTAGAACTATTTGCCAACAATAAATTGTCAATCATTACTGGTGGACCTGGAACTGGTAAAACAACTTTAATTAAAGGAATAGTTAAATTATTTAATCGTATGAGTGGTACTGAAGATTATGCAATAGCAACACCAACAGGAAGAGCAGCAGCAAGAATTAGAGAAACTTATCAAAAGTCTTATGCAACAACAATTCATAAATTATTGGAAGCAAAAGAACTTAGCAAATTTCAAATAACACAACATAATCCATTGAGACAAAAGCTAGTAATATTAGATGAATGTTCAATGATTGATAATAAATTATTTGCAAGTTTTATTCAATCATGTGACAGAGTAAGAAAAGTCGTATTAGTTGGAGATGCAAATCAATTACCAAGTGTTGGATATGGAAATACTTTTGCTGATTTATTAGAATTAAACTTTTTAAAGGTAATAAAACTTGATACAGTCCACCGTCAAAAAAATGGCAATGGGATTGTTGACTTAGCTTATAAGGTATTAAATGAAACAGTTGAAATAAACGATTTAGAAGATTTAAATAATGTTGATATACATTTTGACTATAACAAGCAAAACATTTTACAAAAAGTTACTGAAATAGTAGGAGAGCATTGAAAAGATTTAAAAAATAAAGCAAATCATTTACAAGTTATTTGTCCAATGTACGGAGGAAGTCTTGGAATTGATGAAATTAACGCTCAAATTCAAAATGAATTCAACGAAAATGTAAAAGATAAAAAGAAAGTTTATGATCGCGGTGATTACAGATTTGTAGTTGATGATAAAATCATGTTTTTGAAAAATGATACTGAATTAGACTTAGCTAATGGTGATGTTGGAAAGATTATTAAAATTAATTACAATGCAATTGGAAAACTAAAAGATGTATTAACAGATTTTAATGATAAAGAAATATTATTACAACCTAAAAATTTTAGTGATGTAAAATTATCTTATGCAACTAGTGTGCATAAAACTCAGGGGAGTGAATATAATAACGTTTTATTAGTTATCGATCAGCAAAGATATAGTACAGGTTTTATAAATAAAACATTAATCTATACAGCAATAACAAGAGCTAAAGACAAAATAACTATTTTGGGAGATAGCGATTTATTTTTTGATGCAATCAGAATAACTCCACCAAGAAGAAAAACAACACTAATTGAAACAATAATAGAAAAGAGTGAAATAAATGGGTAAAAAAGAAACATATTTAAAATATTTAGCTACAACATCAGGTTTATTTTTTCTAAGTGTTTTACTAATTAAATTTTTTGATTTTCAAAAGAATATATTTAATGGTAATACTAGTGGACTTTTAATAACTGAATTAGTTTTATTTATAGTTGGAGCATTAATATTAGCGTTTTATTGATTTATTAAATTTTTTGACATTAAAAAAGATGAATATAAATTGACGAAAAAAGAAAAAATTTATTTTTTAAGCGCACTTTGTTTATATATACTAACTGTAATTCTAACTTTTATTTTTATTATAACAGCACATTTTATTGTAGATATTAAAGTAGTTTTTTACATATTCTTAACTATTATATTATTATTTTTAGTAACTGCTTCTGTATTTGAGATGATTAGCAGATTGGGTTATCAAAGTTATGTAGCAAAAAAAGAGTACGAACAAAATCAAAAATTAAAAAAAGAAAAAATTAGAAAAATACTGCAAGAAAATAAAGAAATGGATAAAAGCGAAATTGAAAAAATTGTTAATTCTAACAAAAAAAGAACAAAAGAGGCTGAAGAAATTTTAAAAGTTGACGCTATTAAAAAAAGCAAAGACAAAAATTCTAATCCTTTTAAAGATTAAGCATTATAAATTATTGATCAAAGAATATAAAAAGTTAAAATTTATAAGCTATATAATCAGTAATTAATCATAAAAAAAGAAAAAAATAATTTTTTATTGCTTTAAGAGTTCAACTTAATCACTCATAGTTTTATTAAAGCTTAAAATTTTATAATTTGTATTTTGTAAAAAAAAGAAATTAGTCCTATAATTAATGTGTAATTGGATAATAAATTAAGTTTCATTCATTTTTGAAATTATAGTATTTAGCTTTTAACAATTGGCTGGACGGGTGGGAAGTGAAAGAGGAAAGGCATAATAATATGATTAAAATTTTAACAGGTTTGTTAGGAGTAACAAGTGTTTCTACAACAAGTATTGCACCGTTAACTATAAAACAAGCAGAAAACGTACTAGAAAAATTTAATGATTATGAAGGTGTAACTATTGATCCAAAAGGTAAATTGGATATGGAAAATATTTGATGTAATGCAAGTAATGGAGGAAGAGATACTAAGGAAGTTTATGGCCAAAATCTTATATGACAATCACCATCTTCATTAAACGCACTTTTAAGAGAAAATAATTATCTTACAGTTGAATATTCAAGTAAAACACAAGTTTCAGGAAAAGGTTACGTAGAAAAAGACCATCAATTTAGTGGACCTTTTTATATAGCAGATTTAATTATACCTACATATCCACTTGATTTTACTCTTTTTAGACAAAAAACTGTGAGTAATGCAGCTGGTGAAGGAGAACTTGCATTGGAAATTAGAGTTGAAAGACCTTATAACACTGACATATTAATTTTTACTTCAAAAATATCAGCTTATTCAAATAGTAGTTCAAATTGGGATTTTTATAATGAGCTTTATTACTTAAAAATACATAGCCTAAGAATACATTAGTAATAGGCAATCTTAAAATAAAAAAAACCTTAATTTCTAAAATAGGTTTTTTTTATTTTAAGATTACTTAGAATTTATGCTCACTATAGAATATTTATTTTTATAGATTCCTATTTTAATAGTTATAATTTGGTCATTGATTACATATTGAAACGTATCATGATCTAAAACTTTAGATTCACTTATGGTCAATTCTTTAAACTCATCATTAATTTTTGTTTTTAATTCTTGTTGTTGTTTTTCAAATAATGTCGTTTTTTCTTTAATTATTTCCATAATACCTTGAACAGCTTTTGTATCATTTAAAATCTGATTTAAATAATCAAAAAATGACTCTTTTTTAATAAAATGATCTTTTTCATTAGGCTTTTTTACATATCCTAATTTAGTAAGTAATTCCTTTGGATTTTTTTGTGCAATTTCAATTACACCTTCTAATTGAGCAACTAATTTTGAAACTTTATTAAAGTCAACTTTTAAAAGTTCTGAATCATCTTTTTTGATAGCTATATTAGTTTTTGTTATTAAACCTGCAATTGTATTATTACCACTAACTGGTAAACCTAATACATTAATTCATTCATTTTCTGAAATTCTTCTTTTAAAGAATAAATCCTTAAATAAATTTTCTCAACCAACCGTTCAAGGATTAGTTAAAACACCTTTATTAATTAAATTAGTTGCTATCTCTGCAATATTATCTGGAATTATTTTTCCCACTTTAGCTACTTGTATTGCTGCTAAAATTGCAGGTTTAGCAAGAGGTTCAAGCGCTGATGAAACAATATCTGCATTTGAACTTAAAATACCCATTCCACCAACTATTAAACTTCCAATTGGCATGCTTGATGAAACACCATTTAATAATGCTTTAAAAATTCCAGCTAATCCTTTTTCTGAATAATTTTTATTTGTAAAGTTTGATATAAAACCTTCAATATTAATTGGCGAAATACCGACTCTTATTGCCTTTTCGTAATCCTTTCTTCCTCAAAATAAAAATTTAAGTAAGTTTTGAATTTCTGTACCATTTTCATTTTTAAAAGCTTGGTCCAAATAATTAACAAATTCTTTAATGTCTAATTCATTTGTAAGATTTGAATAAGACATATTACGATATGCCTCTAAATCTCTTCAACTTAATTCATTATTAATTCCATTTTCAGTTATATCAATTATTCTTGTGCTTGCAAAACCATTTAAATAAATCAACATCATACGTCCAAAATTAATTATTCCACAAAGGGCTTCTCAATTATCAACAATGTCCAAGTTAACATTTGGTTGTTTTGTTAATTCTTGCATAGCAACTGTAACACCATTTAAAGCAGCATTTTTTCATTCTGTAGCTTGTTGAGGAGTTGAATTCTTATATGGTTTTATATCAATTTTTGCAATACTATTTAAACCATTAGCAAAATCAATAATTGATGAATCCAAAGCTTGCTCAATTGTATAACCTTCATATTTGCTAGGATTTAAAGCTTCTGCTAATTTCTTGATGTTTGCATCTGGTAATAACGCTGCAGCATAATCTAATAGTCCTTGATCAGAAATTAATTGCGGCATTATATTTATACCTAAGTCCACAATAAAAAGCATCAATTTCATGATTTTTCCATTACTCAATAATCAAATAATGTGTGGATATATATCTGCCAAATTCATAATAAGATTTTTGTTTTTTGGCATGTCACCATTTTGAATTTCAATTTGAGATTTATCTTTTAAATTAGAATTAATTAATTCGTCTCCAAAATAAACTGTTTGAATATCATTCATTCTTCCATATTTAGTAATATTATTAGTATTTGAAACTTCTGCTTCAACATCTAAGTCTAAGATAAATTTATTTTTAATTTGATTTTGATATACATAATTAAAATCATAATTATTTGTTTGCTTATTATTTAAATAATAAGCTTTTGAAACTTGCTTTAATAAAATATCAATATCTTGCTCATTGTATAAAACAGTTTTATTTTTAATTTCTTTGATTGTACCACATGCAACAACAGTTGTAGCAGCTGAAGCAATAATACTTGTTGATGCTAAAATAGCTATTAATTTTTTCATAGATTGCTCATCTCCTGTGCATACTCTAAAAGGATATCTGAAACCATTTCATGTACTTTTTTTGTAGGATGAACAATATCAGTAAAGAAATAGTTATTAATTTCATCAGTTACTTCATTATCTCTAGTTGGCATAACTTTTACATTTAAAATATTTTGTTTACCAAATTCAATATCAGTTTTAAACTGGTTAGCTATGTTTTTGACATTAGTTAATAAATCTAAGTTTAAATAACCTTCAAAATTTTGTTTTATACCATTTAATTCAACTTCAAAATTCAATGTATTAGAATAGCTTTTTCTTTTTACTGAATTTTTTCCAGTTGTTTTTAAAACATGTTCATCAAATTCAGCTTCCAATTCATCTGCTTTTTTATACATATCATATAGTTTGATTTGATTAGGGTAATATTGCTCAATTTCTTCTAAAACATTAATTACCTTGTTATAATATTCATCACAAATAGCAAGAATAAAGTCTGCGTGCTGTTGTGCACTTACATTACCACTTTTAGCCTCTTCAAAAACTGATTGATATCTTGGCACAAAATCCATTCTTGGTGGAGTCATAAAAATAATGTTTTTAACACCATTATTTAATAAGTTAAAAAAAGCTGTTCTAATTCTGTAAATACTATCATTCATAAATTCCACTTGTTTTGCTTCATTCCCATAAAATGAGATCAAAGAAAATAAATCGTTTCCACCAATTTCAAAAAAAACTAAATCGTTATTTTTAATTTCATGTTGTGAAATTAATGCTTCAGTTTGTTTATCAACAGTAGCATCGTTTAATAACAATCCTGTTGGTAAATCAATCTTAGCAGCAGTTGCTCCACCAACTGAGTAATTTTTCCCATAATTTTGTTCGCTCTTTTTTGATAATCAATTACTTGGTTTCATTTCTCCAAAATCTAGTTTTTCTGAAAGAAGAGAACCAGCTGTTGGTCCATTTGTAAATGTATTGTAATGTTTTCCTTCTTCTGTTGTATATCCATAAGCTCCACCTAATTCAACGTTTAAAGATAAATATTGACTTGAAAATTTAGTGTCAATTAAATGAGTTATTCCATCAACATCACTTAAACTATCTCCAACTACATAATAATTAGTGAGTCCAAATTTACCAGGCATACTATCATCAATAGCTTTTGATTTATCAATATTTTTACCAATTAGTAATGGATTTGTATTAACTGAACCTTCATTTTCGCCACAACTAACAACGTTTGCTACAATTGGTGTTATTAAAGCTGTCATAGCTAAAAGTGATAATAATTTTTTCATATTATTCACCTACACTTTCTTCTGAATTTAACTTTTCATATTTCTTATATTTTCAAATTCCAATTCCTAATCCTGTTGGAGTTATTAAGGCTGCTGAAATCATAAAAATAAAACTTACTTGTGCCATTATAATCCCTCTTGTAAAGTTTGGGTGGTACAAATCATCAATAGTTACATAATCAGTAACTTCATCAATTGAAAGATTTTTATTAACAAAAGGATTTTGTAAACTTTGAATATTAATAGCATACTTAATTGAGTCAATTTGTTGATTCAAAAATCATACTTTATTATTAACTAATTTAGTACCTGGAGATGATTTAACTTTTATTCCTGTTAAACCTGGTCCTGAACTTTCAATAAAAGACTCATATTCATCTTGTTCTCATATTGATTGTTGTTTTATTGCATTCTGTTTTAATTCACTAGAAAATATTTCATTTATTCCATTTTTATGAAATATTCATTGTGTTCCAGTGTTAACATATCCAAATGATTGAAACTCTGCTGCAATTGCTTTGTCAAATTCAATCATATCCATTGCAATATCATAAAAATCAATAGGCTTGCCTTGTGCAATAATAGGCTCCCATTTTTTATCAAATC
This window of the Mesoplasma chauliocola genome carries:
- a CDS encoding lipoprotein is translated as MKKLIAILASTSIIASAATTVVACGTIKEIKNKTVLYNEQDIDILLKQVSKAYYLNNKQTNNYDFNYVYQNQIKNKFILDLDVEAEVSNTNNITKYGRMNDIQTVYFGDELINSNLKDKSQIEIQNGDMPKNKNLIMNLADIYPHIIWLLSNGKIMKLMLFIVDLGINIMPQLISDQGLLDYAAALLPDANIKKLAEALNPSKYEGYTIEQALDSSIIDFANGLNSIAKIDIKPYKNSTPQQATEWKNAALNGVTVAMQELTKQPNVNLDIVDNWEALCGIINFGRMMLIYLNGFASTRIIDITENGINNELSWRDLEAYRNMSYSNLTNELDIKEFVNYLDQAFKNENGTEIQNLLKFLFWGRKDYEKAIRVGISPINIEGFISNFTNKNYSEKGLAGIFKALLNGVSSSMPIGSLIVGGMGILSSNADIVSSALEPLAKPAILAAIQVAKVGKIIPDNIAEIATNLINKGVLTNPWTVGWENLFKDLFFKRRISENEWINVLGLPVSGNNTIAGLITKTNIAIKKDDSELLKVDFNKVSKLVAQLEGVIEIAQKNPKELLTKLGYVKKPNEKDHFIKKESFFDYLNQILNDTKAVQGIMEIIKEKTTLFEKQQQELKTKINDEFKELTISESKVLDHDTFQYVINDQIITIKIGIYKNKYSIVSINSK
- a CDS encoding MFS transporter; amino-acid sequence: MGKKETYLKYLATTSGLFFLSVLLIKFFDFQKNIFNGNTSGLLITELVLFIVGALILAFYWFIKFFDIKKDEYKLTKKEKIYFLSALCLYILTVILTFIFIITAHFIVDIKVVFYIFLTIILLFLVTASVFEMISRLGYQSYVAKKEYEQNQKLKKEKIRKILQENKEMDKSEIEKIVNSNKKRTKEAEEILKVDAIKKSKDKNSNPFKD
- a CDS encoding ATP-dependent DNA helicase, which codes for MNELLTFRGYVVKYGFSNDAGWGTGTFASEDNLKQHMSIKGSITSMDKKTLYEITGYFEEHPRYGKSFNVQTYRKAPIHSTKEQVKFLAGPAFPGVGEKTAQIIINHLGDKAITQLVNNIELLNEIAGLNAIYIPIIKKGIEDNIRQEGQERLRYIFFENNLKTSILDWMDNHFDQDNDIIESIFSNSFLSFAKDKEIASFEELDKVAVYFGLELHSPERIAYWAWKLADDYLFATGDTYTNKDYLSRSLMRKLKIKDIDLLLEGILYAKEKGILKLTKNRIYTEESWREEQIIADNIIKLNETTKNANNESISYEIEQIEQEIAFENKIKNFKFDEKQKKALELFANNKLSIITGGPGTGKTTLIKGIVKLFNRMSGTEDYAIATPTGRAAARIRETYQKSYATTIHKLLEAKELSKFQITQHNPLRQKLVILDECSMIDNKLFASFIQSCDRVRKVVLVGDANQLPSVGYGNTFADLLELNFLKVIKLDTVHRQKNGNGIVDLAYKVLNETVEINDLEDLNNVDIHFDYNKQNILQKVTEIVGEHWKDLKNKANHLQVICPMYGGSLGIDEINAQIQNEFNENVKDKKKVYDRGDYRFVVDDKIMFLKNDTELDLANGDVGKIIKINYNAIGKLKDVLTDFNDKEILLQPKNFSDVKLSYATSVHKTQGSEYNNVLLVIDQQRYSTGFINKTLIYTAITRAKDKITILGDSDLFFDAIRITPPRRKTTLIETIIEKSEING
- a CDS encoding SGNH/GDSL hydrolase family protein, which encodes MKKLLSLLAMTALITPIVANVVSCGENEGSVNTNPLLIGKNIDKSKAIDDSMPGKFGLTNYYVVGDSLSDVDGITHLIDTKFSSQYLSLNVELGGAYGYTTEEGKHYNTFTNGPTAGSLLSEKLDFGEMKPSNWLSKKSEQNYGKNYSVGGATAAKIDLPTGLLLNDATVDKQTEALISQHEIKNNDLVFFEIGGNDLFSLISFYGNEAKQVEFMNDSIYRIRTAFFNLLNNGVKNIIFMTPPRMDFVPRYQSVFEEAKSGNVSAQQHADFILAICDEYYNKVINVLEEIEQYYPNQIKLYDMYKKADELEAEFDEHVLKTTGKNSVKRKSYSNTLNFEVELNGIKQNFEGYLNLDLLTNVKNIANQFKTDIEFGKQNILNVKVMPTRDNEVTDEINNYFFTDIVHPTKKVHEMVSDILLEYAQEMSNLWKN